GCCGAGCTGACGCGGTGCGCGTTCGCCGATCCGGCGGGGCTCGTCATCAGCTCGGTCACCGGTTTGCCGGTGCGTGACGGTGCGGATGCACGTGCGCTGCTCCGGCGTCAACTCGCCGGGGCCGTGCGGTGGGTGGACGTCCTCGACACCGCGCGGCGGCACGGCGTCACGACCTACCTCGAGATCGGGCCCGGGCGTGTGCTGAGTGGCTTCGCCAACAGGACCGTGCCGGGGGCGGTGGTGCGCAGCACCAATGATGCGCGGCGGGTTTCTGCGCTCGTACGTGAGTTGCGGTTGGCGCCGGTGGTCTAGCTCCGCAGGTGCGTGGTTTTGGCCGCGGGCCCGTCGTGGCTGGTCGCGCAGTTCCCCGCGCCCCTGTCGGGGCGCTGGTGTGCACGTCCGCACAAAGATGTGCGGGCGCGAATCTCATCCGGTGTTTCTCATCCGAAAGGCAATCAAAGGTGACTAATACACTTACCCTTCCCGACTCTCTCACCGCTGTTCAGGCCGCTGTCGCCGATGCTCTCGGTATCGATGAGGCCGAGGTCGTTCCCGAGGCGACGTTGCTCGGGGATCTGGGGGCGGAATCGATCGACCTGCTCGACATCCTGTTCCGGGTCGAGCGGGCCACGCAGGTGAAGATCGCGGTGGCCGACATCGCGGCTCTGCTCCAGGGCGGCATCCCGGACGAGGAGTTCGGTGACGAGAACGAGGTCGTCAACGACACCGGTCTCACCCACCTGGAGAAGGTGCTCCCGCAGTTCGACCGGAGCCAGCTGACCGAGCCGCTGACCGCCGACGGTGTCCTCGGCCTGTTCACCGTCCAGAACCTGACGGACCTGCTCACCGAGCGCGCCGCGGCGACGGCCGCCGATGCCGCCTGACCTCCCCGACTCCGGTCGGCGCCCGGGGCCCGTCGAGCCCCGGGTGCTGATCGGCACGGACCTGGTGGCCGTCGAGCGCGTCGAGCGGCTTCTCGAGGGCCAACCCGGCCTCGCGGAGCGGGTGTTCACCGCTCGGGAGCTGGCCTACTGCACTGGACGCAGCAGCCGCGCGGCAGATCATCTGGCTGCCCGGTTCGCCGCCAAGGAGGCCGTGATGAAGGCGCTCGGCACCGGGGCGTCGGCCGGCGTCGAGTGGACCGACGTGGAGATCGTCAACCGACTCGACGGCCGGCCCGTGCTCAAGCTCCATGGCCGGGCCCGGCAGATCGCCGACCGCAAGCGCGTCACGCAGACCGAGATCTCGCTGACCCACACGGCGGGGCTCGCGCTCGCCCACACGGTGCTCGTGTGCTCCGCCGGGCTTGTCGGCCTGCGGACCACGGCCGGCACCCCTGACCCCTCGTAGCAGAACGGGAAGAGACTCATGAAGCTCAAGGACCGTGCCGCCCTGGTCACCGGCGGCTCCCGGGGCATCGGCCGGGCCATCGCACTCGCGCTCGCCGCGCAGGGGGCGGCCGTCGCCGTCAACTACCGCTCGCGCGCGGACGACGCCCAGGCCGTGGTGAAGGAGATCGAGGCCGCGGGCGGGCGGGCCGTGGCCGTCGGCGCCGATGTCTCCGATCCGGCCGCCGCCAAGGAACTGGTCGAGGAGACCACTCGCCTGCTCGGCGGGCTCGGCATCCTCGTCAACAACGCGGGCGTCAGCGACGACGGCCTCATCTACGACGTGGCGCCCGACGCCTGGTGGGACGTCATGAAGGTCAACTTCGGCGGCGCGTACCACTGCACGCACGCCGTACTGGGCCAGTTCATGGCACAGGGCGACTCGACCATCGTCAACATCTCCTCCGCGATGGGCGAGCGCGGCTGGATCGGACAGTCCAACTACTCCGCCTCCAAAGGCGCGTTGAACGCCTTCACCAGGAGCTCCGCCATCGAGCTCGCCCGCTTCGGGGTCCGCGTCAACGCCGTACTCGCCGGATTCACTCCGACCGAACTGGTCGGCGAGGTGCTCCGCAAGGACGGCGGCAAGGGCATCAAGCGGCAGATCCCGCTGCGCCGCTTCGCCACCGTGGAGCAGGTCGCGAACGCCGCCGTGTTCCTGGCCGGCCCCGACTCCGGCTACACGACCGGCGAACTCCTGTACGTCGACGGCGGCTTCTCCGCGCAACTCGGCGTCGGCCGCCCGTGACCTGAGCAGGCCAACGGCAACCGTCCGCTCCCAAGCCCCGAAGGCCCCCGAAGGAAGAGACGATGCGATTCCATCTGATCGACAGGATCGAGTCCTGGACACCGCGCGAGCGCATCACGGCCCGCAAGGTCACCTCCGTCGACGAGGAACTCTGGCAGCCGGTCGGCTCCGGCCCGGTGCTGCCCTTCGGGCTGGCGCTCGAAGCGCTCTGCCAGTCGGCGACCTGGCTGATCATGCTCTCCACCGACCACCGCCTGCGCGCGGCCCTGCTCGCCGTGAACGAGGCCACCGCCCACCGCGCGGTGGTCCCCGGCGACGTACTGCGCATGGAAGCGTCCATCGAGTCGATGAACGACGAAGCGGCGATCCTCGACGGCACGGTCAGCGTCGACGGCGAGACCGTCCTGGAGGCCAGGGGCATCCTGTGCGCGCTCATCGCGGGCGAACTCCTCGACGACCCGGCGGACACCGCGCGCATGGCGCACCAGCTGGTGGGCGGAGGGCCGGTCCGATGAAGCGCGTGGTCATCACCGGGGCGGGCGCGGTCACCCCGCTCGGCAACGACGCCGCCACCACCTGGGAGGGCCTGGCCTCCGGCCGCAGCGGCATCGGCCCGCTCACCACCTTCGACGCCACCGGCTTCCCGGTGCGCATCGCCGGCCAGGTCAAGGACTTCGACCCGGCCACCGCGGTCCCGGCCGCCGCCGGGCGCGCTCACCTGTCCCGGGTGGGGCAGTTCGGCGTCGCCGCCGCCTACGAGGCCCAACTCGACGCCGGTGTCGACGAGTCGACGTACCCGCCTCAGGAGCGCGGCGTCGCCATGGGCGCCAGCGTCGGCCGCCCGGAACTCCGGGCGCTGCTCGACGTCGGCCGGTTGCGCGCGAGCACCGGCCGGGCGGACGCCTTCCTGCGGCACCCGCCGCGCACCGCGCTCACCGACAACCAGAACGTGCCGCTCGCCTCGATGGCCCGGCTGCTCGGCGCCACCGGCCCGATGATCGGCATCAGCACGGCCTGCTCCGGCTCCGGACACGCGCTCGGCGAGGCCTACCGCGCCATCCAGGAGGGCGACGCCCAGCTGATGATCGCGGGCGGCTACGACTCCCTCACCACCTGGCTCGACCTGCTCGGCTTCAGCCTGCTGGGTGCGCTCACCGACCGCTACAACGACGACCCGACGCACGCCTCACGGCCCTTCGACGCGGACCGCTCCGGGTTTGTCATCGGCGAGGGCGCCGTGGCCTTCGTACTGGAGGAACGGGAGTCGGCGCGGGCGCGTGGAGCGAGGATCCTCGCCGAAGTCCTCGGCTACGGGAGCACGTTGAACGCCTGGCGGATCACCGACTCGCCGCCGGACGGCTCCGGGGCCATCCAGGCCATGGAGGGTGCCATCGCGGAGTCCGGCCTCGGCACCGGCGGCATCGACTACGTCGTCGCACACGGCACCAGCACGCACGGCAACGACCAGTCGGAGACCACCGCGATCAAGAAGGTGTTCGGCGACGACGCCGGGCGGCTGGTCGTCAGCAGCCCCAAGTCCATGGCGGGGCACCTCACCTCGGCGAGCCTGGCGCTCAACGTGCTCGCCGCGATCGGCGCGCTGCGGCACTCCCTGGTCCCGCCCACCGTCAACCTCGACACCCCGGACCGCAAGCTCGACCTCGACTACGTGCCGCACACCGCGCGCCGGATGCCGGTCTCGGCGGTCCTCGTCAACGCCTTCGCCTTCGGCGGCTCCAACACCAGCCTCGTCGTCGGCGCCCACCAGGAGGAGTCATGACCACCTCCATCCTGCTCCCCGCCTTCGACCGGCTGGTGGAGCTGATCCCCGGCGAAAAGGCCGTCGCGGTCTGCAACATCGCCGGCACCCTGCCCGTCTTCGCCACGCACTTCCCACGCCACCCGATCCTGCCGGGCGTACTGCTCCTGGAGAGCATGACCGCCCTCGCCAAGGCAGCCGCCGGCAACGGCGGCGACTGGCGGCTCACGGCGGTGCGCGGAGTGCGGTTCAAGCACTTCGTCGGACCCGGCGACCGGGTCGAGATCACGGTCGACGTGACCGGCCGCGGCGAGCGGCTGATGGAACTCAGGGCCGTCGCCCGGGTCGACGAACGGGTGGTCGCCACCGCCCGCACCCTCGCCCTGGAGCCGGCCGACGACTCTTGGGAGGGGACCTCATGAGCACCGACACCCGCCGCGTCGTGGTCACCGGCATCGGCCTGCTGACCGCGCTGGGCGAGGGCCGCGAGGCCAACTGGACCGCGCTGCTGAACGGCAGGTCCGGAGTCGGGCCGCTGCGTTCGTACGATCCGGGCCCGTTGCGCACCCGGATCGGCGCCGAGATCCACGACTTCGACCCGACACGCTGGGCCTCCCGGCGCACCCTGCGCATGCTCTGCCGCACCGACCAACTCGCCCTGGCAGGCGCCACGCTGGCGATCCAGGACGCCGGACTCGACAGCGAACTGGGCCATCGCACAGGCCTGTTCCTCGGCAGCAACAAGGAAATGCCCCGCATGGACGAGCTGATCGCCCAGCTCCAGGCGGTGCGCGCCGAGGACGGCAGCCCTGATCTGCGCAAGCTCGGCGAAGAGGCCCGCTCGGTCGTCGCGCCCCTCTTCTTCGTCGAGGGACTCCAGCCCGCGGCCGGCTTCCACATCTCCGAGAAGTACGGCATCCGCGGCGCCAACAACTACTTCGCCGGCACCGCCGACTCGGGCGCCATGGCGATCGGCCGCGGGATGCGGGCCGTACGGCGCGGCGAGGCCGACGTGGTCGTCGCCGGCGGATACGACGACGCGACCGGCTGGTGGGCGATGTCCAAGATGGACGGCCTCGGTGTCCTGACCACCCGCAACGAGCTGGGCCAGGAGGCCTTCCGGCCGTACGACCGCGACCGCAGCGGCTCCGTCTTCGGCGAGGGTGCCGCGCTGCTCGTCCTGGAGGAGCGCGAGCACGCCCTGGCCCGCGGGGCGCAGGTGTACGCGGAGGTCACCGGCTTCGGCGCCGGCAACGACTGCGTACGGCCGCCGAGCCCCGAGCCGCGCGCCCGCGGGCTCGCCCGCGCGATCGGCAACGCGCTGCGGGACGCGGGCGGTTCACCCGACATCGACTACATCGCCGCGCACGGCTGTGCCACCCCGCTCGGCGACGCCAGCGAGACCGCGGCCCTGCACGACGTACTCGGCCCGGCCGCGAAGGCCGCACAGATCAGCAGCGTCAAACCGCAGACCGGCCATCTCGTCGGCGGCGCAGGCGCGTTGAACGTGGCGGTCGCCGCACTGGCCCTGCACTCCGGGGTCGTCCCGGCCACCCGCAACCTCGAGAACCCCGACCCGGCCTGCGACTTGGACTACGTGCCCGGCACGCCCCGCGAGTCCCGCCCGACCTCGGCGCTCGCACTCGCCCGGGGTCTGGAAGGACAGGCGGTCGCCGTGGCACTGGGGCGGGCGGCATGACCCACGAGACGGACGAGACGTACGAACGGACCGAGAGGGCAGCGGACATGGACGACGACGACATGAGCGGAATACACGGCGTGATCTCCGGCCACGCCACCCCCGACGAGCACCGGCCACCCACCGCCCGGCGCGTGGTCGTCGTCGCCGTCGGCGCGGTGACCGCGCAGGGCGACGGTGCCGACGAGCTGTGGGCCGGCGTACGGTCCGGGCGCACGGCGATCGGGCCGGTGCGTGGACTGCCGATGGACGGCTATCTCACCGGCATCGGCGGCGAGGTCAGCGAGTCCCGCCGACCCGCGTACGACTATCTGGCGGCGATCGGCGGCACCGACCGCGAGCCCGCCCTCGACTTCGCCCTCGCCGCCGCGGAGGAGGCCCTCGCCGCGGCCGGGCCGCTGGACGCGGTACCCGCCGACCGGTGGGGCGTCGCGTACGGCACCTGCAACGGCGGGTTGCGCAGCGCCGAGAAGCTGCTGCGGCGCACCCGCGACGGGGCGAGCGGCGCGGACGACGCACGGCACTTCCTGCTCGTCCCGCCGCACGCCGCGGCGGAGGCGCTGAGCAGCGCATTCGGGTTCAAGGGCCCCGCCCTGTCCGTGAACACGGCCTGCGCGTCCGGTGCGCACGCCCTCGCGCACGCCGTGGAGACCATCCGCGCCGGACGTGCCGACGCGATGCTCGTCGGCGGCAGCGATGCCTTCACCGAGACCGCGTTCGCCGGGTTCACCAGCCTGGAGTCCCTGTCCGTCAGGCCCGCCGCCCCCTACTCCAAGGACCGCGACGGCCTGTCCCTCGGCGAGGGCAGCGGCATGCTCGTCCTCGTCGAGGAGTCCCTGGCGCGCGCCGCCGGAGCCCCGATCCTCGCCGAGATACTCGGCTACGGGCTGTCCGCCGACGGCTACCACGCCACCGCCCCGCACCCCGAGGGCGAGGGCGCCGCCCGCGCCATCCGGGGCGCCCTGCGGACGGCCGGCCTCGCCGCCGAGGACGTCGGCTACATCAACGGTCACGGCACCGGCACCCCGAAGAACGACTCCGCCGAGTCCAACGCGGTCCGCGCCGCCCTCGGTGAGGCCGCCGAGAAGACCACGCTCAGCAGTACGAAGTCCATGATCGGCCACCTCCTCGGCGCCGCCGGGGCGGTCGAGGCCATCGTCACCGTCCTCGCGCTGCGCGAGCAGACCGCGCCGCCCACCGCCAACTTCACCGAGCTCGACCCCAAGTGCGGTCTGGACGCGGTACCGGTCACCGGTCGGCCGCTCGCCATGGACGCCGCCCTGTCGAACAACTTCGCCTTCGCCGGGGCCAACGCCTGCGTCGCCTTCGCCAGGCCGGGCAACCCCTTCGACGAGCCGCCCGCCCCCCTCGACGAGAAAGTCGTCGTCACCGGCTTCGGAGTGATCTCCGCGGCCGGGTCGAGCGCCGGCGAACTGTGGGAGACCTGGACATCGGGGCGCGCACTCGGCGCCGAGGAGGCCGGACTGCGCGTCGCCCGCGCCGACTTCGACCCGGCCGGCCACATCACGCCGCGCGAGCGCCGCCGGATGGACCGGCTCGGGCAGCTCGCCGTCGCCGCGACCCGCTCCGCCCTGGCGCACGCCGGTCTCACCCCCGACGAGCGGGTCGGAGTCGTCCTCGGGACCGGGCTCGGCCCGATGCGCTCCACCGAGGAGTTCCTGCTACCCGTCCTGGACGGCGACCCGTCCCACGCGAGCCCGGCCGTGTTCCCCAACACCGTCTACAACGCGGCAGCCGGACAGGTCGCCATGGTCGTGGGCACCAAGGGCCCCACCTCGACGGCCACCGCCGGGCACGCGGCCGGCGCCTCCGCGCTGACCATCGCCCACGACCTGCTGCGCCGGGGCCACGCCGACGCCATCGTGGTCCCCGCCGCCGAGGACCTGTCGCCCGGCGTCCTCGCCGCCTACCGTGACCTGCCCCTGTTCAGCGGCAGGCCGGGGCGTGCCTACACCCTCGCCGAGGGCGGTATCGCCCTGGTCCTGGAGCGCGAGTCGACGGCCCGAGCACGCGGCGCGCGCATCCTCGCCGAGTTCGCCGGCCATGCCACCGCCTCCGACGCGGTCGGAGTGGGCCGCTGGGACGCCCACGGCGCCGGCGTGGACCGCGCGATGCGGGGCGCCCTGCGGCAGTCCGGAGTACGCGCCGAGGAGCTGACCGGGATCTGGGCCAACGCCGCCGGGATCACCGTCGCCGACGCCCCCGAGGCACGCGCCACGGGACGCCTCGCCGCCGAGGCGGACTGCCCGGTGCACACCCCCAAGCGCACGCTCGGCGAACCGGTCGGCGCGGGCGCCCAGTTGTCGGCCGTGCTCGCCCTGACCGGCTGGGGGAGCGGCCACCCGGCCGGGCCCGTGCTCATCAACAGCTCCTCGCTCGGCGGCACCCACATCAGCGTCGTCCTGCGGCCCGCAAGCCCTGCCACGGAGAAGTGACCATGTCTCAGTCAACGCAGTCACCCCGGCCGTCGGACTTCCCCGACCGCCATGTCTCGGTCCTCGCCACCGGCGCCCACCTGCCCGGTGACCCCATCGACAACGACACCCTCGCCCGGCTCGCCGGCCCGCTGCCCGAGGACGTCCTGGAAGGCATCCAGGTGCGGCGCCGCCACTGGATGGCCGACCCGGCCACCGGTGAGCACCGTACGAGCACCTCGAAGATGGCCACCGCGGCCGCCCGGCAGGCCCTGGAGCGGGCCGGGGTCGAGGCCGCCGAGATCGACCTGATCGTCCTGTCGACGGCCAGCCCCGACCACCTGCTGCCGGTCGCCGGTACGTACGTCCAGGAGCAACTGGGCCTGGAACAGGCCGCGGTGATCGAGGTGCGGGCCGGCTGTGTCGGCGCCGTCCAGGCCTTCGACATCGCCCGCCGGCTGCTGGCCGACGGGACCTACCGCACGGCCCTCGTCATCGGCGCCGAGTCCGTGTCCCCGCTGCTCGTCCCCTTCTACCTGGGCCAGGACCCGGACCGGGTGCGGATGCGGGACCGCCTCACCGTCTACACCTTCGGAGACGGCGCGGGCGCGGCGGTGCTGCGAGCCGGTGCGGAGGGCTCGGCCGAGGGCAGGCTCCGGCCGGTCTTCGCGACGCGCTCCATGGGTGGTGCGCGCAAGCCCGGCATGCTCATCCTCGGCGGTGGCACCGACGTACCGCTCGCCCAACAGCAGGCCCGCAAGCGGCTGATGGACATCAAGCTCGACATCCCCGGCACCGCCCAGTTCGGGCCCAAGGTCTTCGTCGAGGGCATCCACGACATGCTGCGCCGCTCCGGGCTGGCGCTCGGCGACATCGACGCATGCGTGCTGCCGGAGGGCAACGCCGAGTACTTCAGCAGCGAGTACGGCACCGCCGGGCTGTCCGCCGAGGACCAGGCGACGTTGAGCAAGACCATCGTCGAGAACCTCACGGACGTCGGGGCCACGGGCTCCGCCGCTGTGCCGCTGGCGCTGGATGCCGGGTGGAGCGGGGGCCGGATTCAGCCTGGGGACACGGTGTTGCTGCTGGCGATCGAGGCCAGTCGGTATGTGTACGCCGGCCTGACGCTCACGTGGGAAGCGGCGACACCAGCCCAGTGACATGTCACATACCACTCCTGAATCGGACGTACGGAAGGACTCTGTGCCTTGTCCACAACCGAAACCACAGAAACCCGCAACAAGGCGATCATCCGGCGGGTGTTCGACGAGTTCGTCAACCAGGGCGACTTCTCCGTCGTCGACGAGATCTACAGCGACGACATGATCGACCATCAGCCGCTGCCGGGTGCGCCCGAGGGCCTGGAAGGCGTCCGTTACACGATCGCCGGGCTGCGCGAGGGCTTTCCCGATCTGCACGTGACGATCGAGGACATGAGCGCACACGCCGACCACGTGGTCATCCACAACACCTGGCGCGGCACGCACCTCGGCGAGTTCCTCGGGATGGCGCCGACGGGCCAGTCCATCGGGTTCCGTGGCGTCGTGGTGTGGCGCCTGAAGGACGGGCTGATCTGCGAACGCTGGGGCATCGGCGTCGAGTCCAACATGCTCGCCGAGCTCGGCATGCGCCGCCTCGCCCCGGCCGCCCGCGGCAAGGCCCACGCGGCGCGCCGCACCGGCGTCTCCACGGTCACCGGGCTGCTGCCCGTACGGCAGGGCAGGGCCGAGGCCTGGAAACGGCTCCAGGCGGAGCTGTCCGGTCCGAGGCTGCGTGAGTACGAGGCCTCCCGCCGCCGCGCCGGAATCGTCAAGGAGTCCTTCTGGAAACAGGATTCGAACGGCACCGAGGTCGTCGTCCACTCCCTGGAGGCCCGCGACCCGGGCCTCGCCGGCCGTCGGCTGCGCGAGTCCAAGGACCCCTTCGACATCTGGCTACGTGAGACCGCCCTGGACGTGTACGGCATCGACCCGTGGGCGGAGCTGGCCGAGGGCCGGGCCGCCGAGGCGGGACACGGCTGGTCCTCGGTGACCGCCGAACTCGCCCCGGTGGTGGAGATATGACCGCCACCCTGCCGGAGGCGACCGTCCCCGCCGACATCCGGGGGCGCGTCGCCGAACTCGCCGCCATTCGCGCTCAGGTGGCGGCGGGCCCTTCCGAGAAGGCGACGGCGACGCAGCATGCCAAGGGCAAGCTGACCGCCCGGGAGCGCATCGAACTCCTGCTGGACGAGGGCTCGTTCACCGAAGTGGAGCCGTTACGTCGGCACCGGGCGACCGGGTTCGGCCTGGAGGCCAAGAAGCCGTACACGGACGGTGTGATCACCGGCTGGGGGACGGTGGAGGGCCGCACGGTCTTCGTGTACGCGCACGACTTCCGCATCTTCGGGGGTGCGCTGGGCGAGGCCCACGCGACGAAGATCCACAAGATCATGGACATGGCCATCGTGGCGGGCGCGCCGCTGGTGTCGTTGAACGACGGTGCGGGGGCCCGTATCCAGGAGGGTGTCAGCGCGCTCGCCGGGTACGGCGGGATCTTCCAGCGCAACACCAGGGCGTCCGGGGTGATCCCGCAGATCTCCGTGATGCTGGGCCCCTGTGCGGGCGGCGCGGCCTACAGCCCCGCGCTGACGGACTTCGTGTTCATGGTCCGCGAGACCTCCCAGATGTTCATCACGGGTCCGGACGTGGTCAAGGCGGTCACCGGCGAGGAGATCACCCAGAACGGCCTGGGCGGCGCGGACGTGCACGCCGAGCTGTCGGGCGTCGCGCACTTCGCCTACGACGACGAGGAGACCTGTATCGCCGAAGTCCGCTATCTGCTCTCGCTGTTGCCGCAGAACAACCGGGAGAACCCGCCCGCGGCCCGGAACGACGACCCGGTGGACCGGCGTTCGGACGTGCTCCTCGATCTGGTGCCGGTGGACGGCAACCGGCCGTACGACATGGCCAAGGTGATCGAGGAACTGGTCGACGACGGCGAGTACCTGGAGGTCCACGAGCGCTGGGCGCGCAACATCCTCTGTGCCCTGGCGCGGCTCGACGGCCAGGTGGTCGGCATCGTCGCCAACCAGCCGCAGAGCCTGGCGGGTGTGCTGGACATCGAGGCGTCGGAGAAGGCCGCGCGCTTTGTGCAGATGTGTGATGCCTTCAATATCCCGATCCTGACGCTGCTGGACGTTCCCGGCTTCCTGCCGGGCGTGGACCAGGAGCACGGCGGGATCATCCGGCACGGCGCGAAGCTGCTGTACGCCTACTGCAACGCGACCGTGCCGCGGATCTCGCTGATCCTCCGGAAGGCCTACGGCGGCGCGTACATCGTCATGGACTCGCAGTCGATCGGTGCGGATCTGACGTATGCCTGGCCGACGAACGAGATCGCCGTGATGGGTGCGGAGGGGGCCGCGAACGTCATCTTCCGCCGGCAGATCGCCGAGGCCGACGACCCCGAGGCGATGCGGGCGCGGATGGTCAAGGAGTACAAGGCCGAGCTGATGCACCCGTATTACGCGGCCGAGCGCGGCCTCGTCGACGACGTCATCGACCCGGCCGAGACCCGCGAGGTGCTGGTCCGCTCGCTGGCGATGCTCCGCACCAAGCACGCCGATCTGCCCGCGCGCAAGCACGGCAACCAGCCCCAGTGAGGAGGCCCGCATGACCCCGTTCCTCAAGGTGGAGAGGGGGACGGCGAGTGAGGAGGAGCTGGCCGCGGTGACCGCGATCCTGCTCGCCCGCGCCGTCGCCCACCCCGAACTCCCCGTCGACGACCCCAACTCCACGGCGAGCTGGCGGATCAACGGGTTCCAGCCGCCGCACTCGTGGCGGGGCTGACGACGCCGTCGACGTCACGTCCGTTCGACCGTCAAGTCCGCGTCAGAGCTTGGTGTTAGCAATGAAAGATTTCGTATCACCACTAGATTCCAGTGAGTTGTCATTGCTAGCATCGGTAGCCGCGATCCCAAGAACTTCGCCTCCCTGTACGGACATCGCCCAACTTCCCTTAACCGCAAGGAGATTCACCGTGACGCAGGACAACT
This genomic window from Streptomyces sp. DG2A-72 contains:
- a CDS encoding acyl carrier protein, with translation MTNTLTLPDSLTAVQAAVADALGIDEAEVVPEATLLGDLGAESIDLLDILFRVERATQVKIAVADIAALLQGGIPDEEFGDENEVVNDTGLTHLEKVLPQFDRSQLTEPLTADGVLGLFTVQNLTDLLTERAAATAADAA
- the acpS gene encoding holo-ACP synthase; this encodes MPPDLPDSGRRPGPVEPRVLIGTDLVAVERVERLLEGQPGLAERVFTARELAYCTGRSSRAADHLAARFAAKEAVMKALGTGASAGVEWTDVEIVNRLDGRPVLKLHGRARQIADRKRVTQTEISLTHTAGLALAHTVLVCSAGLVGLRTTAGTPDPS
- a CDS encoding SDR family NAD(P)-dependent oxidoreductase, giving the protein MKLKDRAALVTGGSRGIGRAIALALAAQGAAVAVNYRSRADDAQAVVKEIEAAGGRAVAVGADVSDPAAAKELVEETTRLLGGLGILVNNAGVSDDGLIYDVAPDAWWDVMKVNFGGAYHCTHAVLGQFMAQGDSTIVNISSAMGERGWIGQSNYSASKGALNAFTRSSAIELARFGVRVNAVLAGFTPTELVGEVLRKDGGKGIKRQIPLRRFATVEQVANAAVFLAGPDSGYTTGELLYVDGGFSAQLGVGRP
- a CDS encoding 3-hydroxylacyl-ACP dehydratase codes for the protein MRFHLIDRIESWTPRERITARKVTSVDEELWQPVGSGPVLPFGLALEALCQSATWLIMLSTDHRLRAALLAVNEATAHRAVVPGDVLRMEASIESMNDEAAILDGTVSVDGETVLEARGILCALIAGELLDDPADTARMAHQLVGGGPVR
- a CDS encoding beta-ketoacyl synthase produces the protein MKRVVITGAGAVTPLGNDAATTWEGLASGRSGIGPLTTFDATGFPVRIAGQVKDFDPATAVPAAAGRAHLSRVGQFGVAAAYEAQLDAGVDESTYPPQERGVAMGASVGRPELRALLDVGRLRASTGRADAFLRHPPRTALTDNQNVPLASMARLLGATGPMIGISTACSGSGHALGEAYRAIQEGDAQLMIAGGYDSLTTWLDLLGFSLLGALTDRYNDDPTHASRPFDADRSGFVIGEGAVAFVLEERESARARGARILAEVLGYGSTLNAWRITDSPPDGSGAIQAMEGAIAESGLGTGGIDYVVAHGTSTHGNDQSETTAIKKVFGDDAGRLVVSSPKSMAGHLTSASLALNVLAAIGALRHSLVPPTVNLDTPDRKLDLDYVPHTARRMPVSAVLVNAFAFGGSNTSLVVGAHQEES
- a CDS encoding 3-hydroxyacyl-ACP dehydratase FabZ family protein, whose amino-acid sequence is MTTSILLPAFDRLVELIPGEKAVAVCNIAGTLPVFATHFPRHPILPGVLLLESMTALAKAAAGNGGDWRLTAVRGVRFKHFVGPGDRVEITVDVTGRGERLMELRAVARVDERVVATARTLALEPADDSWEGTS
- a CDS encoding beta-ketoacyl synthase: MSTDTRRVVVTGIGLLTALGEGREANWTALLNGRSGVGPLRSYDPGPLRTRIGAEIHDFDPTRWASRRTLRMLCRTDQLALAGATLAIQDAGLDSELGHRTGLFLGSNKEMPRMDELIAQLQAVRAEDGSPDLRKLGEEARSVVAPLFFVEGLQPAAGFHISEKYGIRGANNYFAGTADSGAMAIGRGMRAVRRGEADVVVAGGYDDATGWWAMSKMDGLGVLTTRNELGQEAFRPYDRDRSGSVFGEGAALLVLEEREHALARGAQVYAEVTGFGAGNDCVRPPSPEPRARGLARAIGNALRDAGGSPDIDYIAAHGCATPLGDASETAALHDVLGPAAKAAQISSVKPQTGHLVGGAGALNVAVAALALHSGVVPATRNLENPDPACDLDYVPGTPRESRPTSALALARGLEGQAVAVALGRAA
- a CDS encoding beta-ketoacyl-[acyl-carrier-protein] synthase family protein → MTHETDETYERTERAADMDDDDMSGIHGVISGHATPDEHRPPTARRVVVVAVGAVTAQGDGADELWAGVRSGRTAIGPVRGLPMDGYLTGIGGEVSESRRPAYDYLAAIGGTDREPALDFALAAAEEALAAAGPLDAVPADRWGVAYGTCNGGLRSAEKLLRRTRDGASGADDARHFLLVPPHAAAEALSSAFGFKGPALSVNTACASGAHALAHAVETIRAGRADAMLVGGSDAFTETAFAGFTSLESLSVRPAAPYSKDRDGLSLGEGSGMLVLVEESLARAAGAPILAEILGYGLSADGYHATAPHPEGEGAARAIRGALRTAGLAAEDVGYINGHGTGTPKNDSAESNAVRAALGEAAEKTTLSSTKSMIGHLLGAAGAVEAIVTVLALREQTAPPTANFTELDPKCGLDAVPVTGRPLAMDAALSNNFAFAGANACVAFARPGNPFDEPPAPLDEKVVVTGFGVISAAGSSAGELWETWTSGRALGAEEAGLRVARADFDPAGHITPRERRRMDRLGQLAVAATRSALAHAGLTPDERVGVVLGTGLGPMRSTEEFLLPVLDGDPSHASPAVFPNTVYNAAAGQVAMVVGTKGPTSTATAGHAAGASALTIAHDLLRRGHADAIVVPAAEDLSPGVLAAYRDLPLFSGRPGRAYTLAEGGIALVLERESTARARGARILAEFAGHATASDAVGVGRWDAHGAGVDRAMRGALRQSGVRAEELTGIWANAAGITVADAPEARATGRLAAEADCPVHTPKRTLGEPVGAGAQLSAVLALTGWGSGHPAGPVLINSSSLGGTHISVVLRPASPATEK
- a CDS encoding 3-oxoacyl-ACP synthase III family protein, with amino-acid sequence MSQSTQSPRPSDFPDRHVSVLATGAHLPGDPIDNDTLARLAGPLPEDVLEGIQVRRRHWMADPATGEHRTSTSKMATAAARQALERAGVEAAEIDLIVLSTASPDHLLPVAGTYVQEQLGLEQAAVIEVRAGCVGAVQAFDIARRLLADGTYRTALVIGAESVSPLLVPFYLGQDPDRVRMRDRLTVYTFGDGAGAAVLRAGAEGSAEGRLRPVFATRSMGGARKPGMLILGGGTDVPLAQQQARKRLMDIKLDIPGTAQFGPKVFVEGIHDMLRRSGLALGDIDACVLPEGNAEYFSSEYGTAGLSAEDQATLSKTIVENLTDVGATGSAAVPLALDAGWSGGRIQPGDTVLLLAIEASRYVYAGLTLTWEAATPAQ
- a CDS encoding ester cyclase; the encoded protein is MSTTETTETRNKAIIRRVFDEFVNQGDFSVVDEIYSDDMIDHQPLPGAPEGLEGVRYTIAGLREGFPDLHVTIEDMSAHADHVVIHNTWRGTHLGEFLGMAPTGQSIGFRGVVVWRLKDGLICERWGIGVESNMLAELGMRRLAPAARGKAHAARRTGVSTVTGLLPVRQGRAEAWKRLQAELSGPRLREYEASRRRAGIVKESFWKQDSNGTEVVVHSLEARDPGLAGRRLRESKDPFDIWLRETALDVYGIDPWAELAEGRAAEAGHGWSSVTAELAPVVEI